The segment GATCGCCCAGCTGGAGGCTTATCTGGAGGTCGAGCGCGGACAGCAGGCGCGGCACCGCATGGCGACCCTGCTCCAGGATCTGCGCAATCGCCTGAACTAGGATGGTGCTCTCGATTGAGGCCGGCCCGTTCGGCGGGCTATAACCGCGGTCGCCCAACCCGCGTGCGAAGGGACGTATCCGCGATGAGCCTTGCCGTCGCCATCCAGATGGATCCGATCGAGACGATCGACATCGACGCCGACAGTACCTTCGCGCTCGCGCTCGAGGCGCAGAAGCGGGGATACGGTCTGTTCCATTACCTGCCGCAGAACCTGGTTTTCAAGAGCGGCAGGCTCTATGCCCGGGTCAGGCCGCTGCGGGTGAAGCGCGAGCGGGGTCGGCATTTCGAGTTCGGCGACTCGTCGGTCGTGGACTTGGCGACTATGGACGTGATCCTGATGCGCCAAGATCCGCCATTCGACATGGCTTATATCACCGCCACCCACCTGCTCGAGCACGTCCATCCGCAAACCCTGGTGGTGAACGATCCCGCGAGCGTGCGCAACGCACCGGAGAAGCTGTTCGTCACGCATTTCGAGGGCGTCATGCCGCCGACGCTGATCACCGCCGACCGGCAGGAGATCATCGCGTTCCGCGAGGAGCACGAAGACATCATCATCAAGCCGCTGTTCGGCAATGGCGGCGCCGGCGTCTTCCACATCACGCCGGGCGACGAGAACCTGACGGCGCTGCTGGAACTGTTTACGACGCTGTATCGCGAGCCTGTAATCGTCCAGCGCTATGTCCCGGAGGTGCGCGCCGGGGACAAGCGGATCATCCTTGTCGATGGCGAGCCGGCCGGCGCGGTGCTGCGGGTTCCGGCCAGGGGCGAGGCGAGGGCGAACCTGCATGTGGGGGGCAAGGCGGTAAAGACGACGCTGACGCCGCGCGAGGTCGAACTCTGCCACGCCATCGGACCGACGCTACGCGACCAGGGCCTCGTGTTCGTCGGCATCGATGTCCTTGGCGACTGGCTCACCGAGATCAATGTGACTTCGCCGACCGGCATCCAGGAGATCGAGCGGTTCGACGGAACGAACGTCGCCGGTCTGATATGGGACGCGATCGAGCGCCGCTACCAGGAGCAGCGCTCGTCGCAGTCCGCGTAGGAGGGCGGCGGAGCGTCAGAAGCGGTAGCGGATACCTGCACCGACGATCCACGGGTCGAGGCGGGTCGTCGCGTTGATGGCGCCGTCGTTGACGCGGACGTCCGGGCGCAGCCAGAGGTGCTTCACGTCGAAGTTTGCCACCCAGTTCGGCGCGATCTCAATATCGAGACCGGCATTCAGGGCCACGCCGAACGCATTCTTCACGTCGACGTCGGTCACCGGCGCACTGCGGCCGCCGCCCTCGGCATAGAAGACCGTGTAATTCACGCCCACCCCGATATACGGGCTGAAGCGCTCCCGGGGCAGTGGGTGATACTGCAGCGTCAGTGTCGGCGGCAGGGCCCAGACGCGGCCCAGGTCGACGTCGCCGAGCGCGGAATCCTTCACGTCGAGCTCATGTCGCGTCGTGGCGGCGATCAGGTTGAGCGACAGGGTGTCCATGAGGAAGTAGGTGAAGTCGATCTGTCCGGTCCAGGAATCGGACGCGTCGGGCTCGCCGCCGATCGTTTCGACATGGCCACCGGAATGCGGCAGCACGCCGATCACGCTGGCGCCGATCAGGAAATCGCCCGCATGCTTGCCGCGGACAGCCTCCTGGGCGTGCGCGGGAACGGCGGCGGCAGCGATCATGGCGGCACCGGCCATAAGGCCGAAAAGGCGGTTCATTGTCTCGGTTCCAGTCTCCAGGGTAGGTGGCCGCACGCTAGGCGGACGGCCGACGCACCGGCTTGATCCGGATCAAATTTCCAAGGTGCCCTCGGGCGAATGCCGAAATGTCGCAGGCAAGCCGCGCGCTGGCACGGCAGTCGCATCCCTTGGCCGACATGCCGCTTCGCGCCTACGATCGCGGTGGTGCTTGAAAAGGATGAATGTGATGGGCGATACCGAACTCTGCTTCACGCCGGCGGCGACCCTGGCGGCGATGATCCGAAGCAAGGAGGTATCGCCGGTCGAGACGACGCGGGCCGTGCTGGATCGCATCGCCGCGGTCGACGGCAAGGTGAATGCCTTCGCAGCACTGGATGCCGAGGGCGCGATGGCGGCGGCGCGCGCCGCGGAGGCGGCAGTGATGGGGGGCGGCGCTCTTGGCCCGCTGCACGGTGTCGTCGCGACGGTGAAGGATCTGGCGGACGTGGCCGGCCTGCCGACCGAACGCGGATCCTACACCGCCAAAGGCAAGATCGCCGACGTCGACACGCCGTTCGCGGCGCGGCTGAAAGCCGCCGGCGCAGTCATCCTAGGCAAGACGACGACATCCGAACTCGGCTGGACCGGCGTGAGCCGCAGCCCGCTGACCGGGATCACACACAATCCCTGGCGGCACGGACACAATGCCGGCGCTTCCTCCGCAGGGGCGGGCGCCGCCGCGGCGGCCGGCTTCGGGCCGCTGCACCAGGGGTCGGACGGTGCCGGCTCGATCCGCATGCCAGCCCACTTCTGCGGCGTCTTCGGCCTGAAGCCGACGTTCGGGCGGGTGCCGAACTGGCCGGTCCCGAACAACGACCAGACGTCGCACAACGGGCCGCTGACCCGCACTGTGGCCGACGCCGCTCTGATGATGAAGGTGATGGCCGGCCCCGCGCCGCTGGACCACTGGACGCTGGAGGCGCCGCCAGCCGACTACAGCGCCCGCCTCCGTGAAGGGATCTCTGGCCTCAGGGTCGCCTACAGCCCTGATCTAGGTCACGCGCGCGTCGATCACGAGATCGCCACCCTCGTCGCGGACGCCGTGAAGGCGTTCGCCGGGCTGGGCGTGACGGTCGAGGAGGTGACGCCGCACTTCGAGACGGACGGGCCTGAGCTCGTTCGTTTCATGTGGTCGACGCAGATGGGGACCTACGCGCCGTTCCTGGCCGAGTATCGCGACCGCATGGATCCGGGGCTGGTCGCCTGCATGGAGGAGGCGGAGGGACGCAGTGCCGCGGAGTATCTGGCGGTTCGCGGACGCAAGCTGCGCTACATCGAGAGCGTGAACCGCTTCTTCCAAGACTGGGATCTGCTGCTGACGCCGGCCGTGTCCGTTGCGGCCTTTCCGGCGGAGCGCCTTCAGCCGGCGCATTGGCCGGAGCATCCCTGGGATTGGATCAGTTGGGCCGAGTTCTCCTGGCCGTTCAACTTCTCCGGCACCCCAGCTGCCAGCGTTCCGTGCGGCTTCACCAAAGACGGCCTACCCGTCGGCCTCCAGATCGCCGGCCGCCGCTTCGCCGACCTGACCGTGCTGCAGGCAGCCGCAGCGTTCGAGCAGGCTCGTCCGTGGGCGGACAAGCGACCGCCGCTTTGAAGCGAAACGGCCGCCCCGATCCCGGCGCGGCCCGCAGTGCCTGACGGCCGCGTGCCGCCGTTACGAGCGCTTGCGGCCGGTAATCGCGCCGAAGATCAGGAGCACGATGACGGATCCGACCACGGCGCCGATGAGGCCGGCGCCGTCGGCCGGGCCGTACCAGCCGATCGCGCGGCCGAGGAAGGTCGCGACGAAGGCGCCGACGATGCCCAGCACGATGGTCAGAATGATCCCGCCCGGATGCTTGTCGCCGGGAATGAGGAAGCGCGCCAGGGCACCCGCGATGCCACCGATGATGATCATCCAGAGTATCGACATGTCTTTATCCCCCCTCAGATGGCGCCGGGCGCGATCTCGCCGCGGCTGTCGTCGACGATGCCGCTGTCGGCGATGGCGGCCTTGAGCGGGCAGTAGCCGGCCGCGCCGCGATAGGCGAGATAGGAGCCGGCCGCGACGGCGAGCGCGCTCAGGAACATGTTGGGGCGCGGCTGCGTGCCGGCCGCCGCCAGCATCAGTCCGCCGACCACGCTCACCGCCCGTTCGCCCATCGAGAGCTCGGGGCCGCTGTTCAGATAGTCCGTGATGCTGGAGTTCATGCGTTCATCCTTGGCTGGTCGACACGGACAAACGCATCTCCCCCGGCATCGTTCCGATCGGACGGACTGCCCGGCCGCCGATGCCGCCGCCTATTCGAACGTCCGCTCCTTCCAGAACGGGTACCAGTCGGGCATCTCGCTGCTCGGCTTCATCGCGAACTTCGCCGGGCGCTTCTCCAGGAAGGACTGGATGCCTTCGCGGGCGTCGGCGTTGGCGCCCATGTAGCGGATGCCGCGGCTGTCGATCTTGTGCGCCTCCATCGGGTGGTCGGCGCCGGCCATCTTCCAGAGCATCTGCCGGCAGAGCGCCACCGAGACCCCGGACGTGTTGTCGGCGATCTCGCGCGCCAGCGCCCGGGCCGCCGGCAGCAGGTCGTCCGGCTCGTGGATCGAGCGGACGAGGCCGCCCGCCTTCGCCTCCTCGGCGTCGAAGATGCGGCCCGTGAGCACCCACTCCTGCGCCTGCCCCATGCCGACGAGGCGCGTCAGGAACCAGCTCGAGCAGGCCTCCATGACCAGGCCGCGGCGGCTGAAGACGAAGCCGAAGCGCGCCTTGGTCGAGGCGAGGCGGATGTCCATGGCCAGCTGCATGGTGACGCCGATGCCGACCGCCGGGCCGTTGATGGCGCCGATGATCGGCTTCTTCATGTCGTACATGCGCAGCGTCATGCGCCCGCCGCCGTCGCGCAGCCGGTCCTCGCCGTCGACGAAGTCCTTCTTCGCCGCGTCGAACGTCTCGCCGCCGGCCGACAGGTCGGCACCGGCGCAGAAGGCGCGGCCGGCGCCGGTGACGACGATGGCCCGCACCGCGTCGTCCCTGTCCGCCCGGTCGAGTGCCGCGATCGACTCCTCGCGCATCGTGGCGTTGTAGGCGTTCAGCTTGTCCGGCCGGTTCATCGTGAGGGTGAGGATGCCGTCCTCCACCTCGTACAGCAGCGTCTCGTAGCTCATGGTCGCGCTCCGTTCAGGGATCGCAGCGAGTAGTGCCGCAGGCCGAAGCGGCGTGCAATGCGGGTGCGGCGCCATCTTCACCGCCGTCATTGCGAGGAGCGCAGCGACGAAGCAATCCAGAGTCGGTGCGCCGGACTGGATTGCTTCGCCTTCGGCTCGCAATGACGGAAGGGGTTGGCGGCCCTACGCCTCCCACTTCCGCGCCATCTCCGTCAGCAGCTTCCTGTCGATCTTGTTGGTGCTGGCCAGCGGCAGTTCGTCCATGAACTCGACGTGGCGGGGGTGCTGGTAGGGTGGGGCGTTGGCGAGGGCGTAGTCCTTCACGTCGCGCTCCGTGATCTCCGCACCCTTGGCTGGCACGATGAAGGCGGCGGGCTTCTGGCCGCGGATCTCGTCGGCGACGGGCACGACGCAGGCCTGCTCGATCGCCGGGTGGCGCTCCAGCATCTTCTCCACCTCGCCCGGATAGATGTTCTCGCCGCCGCAGACGAACATGTCGTCCGCCCGCCCGACGAAATAGTAGAAGCCGTGCTCGTCGCGCCGGAACACGTCGCCGGTGATGTAGTAGCCGTCGGGCGTGATCGCCTCGGCGGTCTTCTCGGGCATGTTGTGGTAGCCCGGCATGCGCGCCGGGTTGTCCTGGTGCAGCACGCCCTGGTCGGCGTCGTAGTTATCGCCGTCGACGAGGCGGACGCGCACCTCCGGGTCGGCGAGCGGGTAGCCCACGCACAGGTCCGGCGTCGGGATGCCCTCCGGGTGCGGGCCGAAGCTGGTCGGCCCCGCCTCGGTCGTGCCGTAGCCGTAGGCGATGCGGCTGCCGGCGAAGGTCGCCCGGACGCTGTCGATCAGCGCCTGGGTCGCCGGCGCCGAGCCCATCGCGACCACCTTCACCGAGGAGAGGTCGAGGGTCGCCAGCAGCTCCTTCTCCTGGAGGATCAGCGCCAGCATGGTCGGCACCGAGGTCAGCCACGTCGCCCGGTGGTCGGCGATGGCGCGCAGATAGGCGGGCGCCTTGAACTGCGGCATCAGCACGATGGTGGCGTGCGACCACAGGGCGTACTTGCTGATCGCCAGCGCGTTCATGTGATAGAGCGGAGCCGCCACCAGGAAGCGGTGGGCGCTGGCGTCGGCGCCGCGGCCGCGGGTGCGGATCACCCAGAGATGGCCGTAGTGGGTGAGGGGCACGCCCTTCGGCCGGCCCGTCGAGCCGGAGGTGTAAAGGAACATCGCCACCTCGTCGTCCGCCGGCCGCACAATTTCGAATGGGCCGGGGTCGAGGAAGGCGCGGTAGCCGGCGGGACCCTCGTCGTCGAACGAGACCGTGGTCAGGTGCGTCGGCACCATCGGCGCCCGCTCGGCGTCGGCGAACACCAGCTTCGCGTCGCAGTCGGCCAGGATGAAGCCGATCGTCTCGCGCGGGAACTTGTGGTTCACCGGCACGGCGACCATGCCGGCGCGCATGATGCCGAGATACGTCGCCAGGAATTCGGTGCGGTTGATCGCCAGGATCCCGACCCGCTCGCCGCGCCGGATGCCGCGCCCCACGAGCCCCCGCGCCACGGCGTCCGCCTCGGCGTCGAGCTCGCGATAGGTGAGGCGCCGCGGCCGCGCCTCGTCGAGCAGATCGATCAGCGCCAGCTTGTCGAGGTCCCTGCTGCGGTCGATCAGGTCGCCGAGATTGCCGGTGTGCGCCATGCGCCAGTCCTGTGTGCGGTCGGAGGGAAACGGACGCGCATCAGAATGCAGGACCCGCGCCATGCGCAAGGGGCTGGATGCCGGACGGGGCACGAACGGCGAGCGTCCCGGTCGCCGCGGCGGGGGCCGGTGGGGGCGAAGCCGGGACCAGACGAGGGCCAATTCGGGCCAATTGGAGCCAATTGGAGCCAAGTGGCGCTTGTTCCGGCCCGTGGAGGCCGATCCCGCGCGTGACGAGAATCGGTCAGTATTTTGATTTAATTGAGAAATCGCGGATGCGGCGGTCGCGGTGCGCAATTTTCTGCTCGATGCGTCAGGCGGAACGGGTGCGAGCGGTGACCCTTCCGTTCCGGCAGGGCCGTGTGCCGACCCATGTTCCCTTTCATTCCCTTTCCTTCCTTTTCGTGGGGCGAGCGCGGGCCCGGCGGATGCAAGGCGACCGCCTGTCGGCGGGGGAGCCCTCCCGATGTCTTCACGGCGTGCAACAGCGATCCCCGCCCAGACGGGGTTATCCATGTAAGGAGTAACTTCCTGCGGACAATGCGGGCTGGAAGCGTCCGCCGGCCGGGACCGTCGGATTGCGGCCAGCCATCCATACCGAGCGAAAGGGATTGCCTATCCTATCCCCCTGGGTAGGATAGCCTTATGAAACACACGTCGCACCCGGACATCGTCAAACGGCTGAAGCGCGCCACCGGACACCTGACCTCGGTCATCGCGATGATCGAGAACGAGCGCCCCTGCCTCGATCTGGCGCAGCAGCTTCATGCCGTCGAGCACGCCATCGGCAATGCGAAGCGTGAGCTGATCCACGACCATATTGACCACTGCCTGGTCGATGCGACGGAGGGTACGGGACGAGCGGCCCGAGAGGCGCTGTCCGAGTTCAAGGCCCTCACGAAGTATCTCTAGGAGGCCGGGTGGCTTCGTTCACCGATCTTCCGCAGCAGGGTGCCGGGCACGCGTGGCTCTTCATTCCGAGCGCCATCCTGCTCGGCGTGCTGCATGGTCTGGAGCCGGGGCACTCCACCGTGCCCAGCGGCGATCACCGTCCTGCTGCTCTGCCTGCAACTGAAAGAACTCGCCCTCGGCGCGACCATGGTGATGGCGTTCTCGGTCGAGTGGCCATTACCCTGGTCGCGGTGGGAAGCATGACCGCCCTGAGCGTGCGTCACGCAACGCGCCGCTGGACGTGGCTCGCCACCGCCGCACGGCGTGCGCCCTACGCCTTCGGAGCCCTCATCATCCTCGTCGGCGTCTATGTCGGCGTGCAGGGCTGGCTGCACTTGTCCGCCGCCCCTTTTTCCTGAGCCGCGGCTCGGTACCGCTCGAACGGAGTAACCAATGGTTCCGCATGGCCCGCGATGGTCCCTTCTCCTCGGTCTGCTCGCCGCGCTGTGGGTGCTCCCGACGGCCGTGGCGGCGCATGCCGTCGCCGAAGGCGACAAGGGCTACATCCAGGAAATAACCGGCGTCCACCTGATGCCCTTCGTGTATCTGGGCGCAAAGCACATGGTCACCGGCTACGACCACATCCTCTTCCTGCTGGGCGTCATCTTCTTCCTCTACCGGATGAAGCATATCGCGGTCTATGTGAGCCTGTTCGCGATCGGGCACTCGACCACGATGCTGCTCGGCGTCTATTTCGACATCGGGATCAACAGCTACCTCATCGACGCCATCATCGGCCTGTCCGTCGTCTACAAGGCGCTCGACAATATCGGCGCATTCCAGCGCTGGTTCGGTTTCCAACCGGACACGAAGGCCGCGACGCTGATCTTCGGCCTGTTTCACGGCTTCGGCCTCGCCAGCAAGATCATCGACTACGACATCGCCAGCGACGGGCTGGTCCCGAACCTCCTCGCCTTCAATGTCGGCGTCGAGATCGGCCAGCTTCTGGCCCTGGGCGCGATCCTGATCGCGATGGGCTTCTGGCGGCGGCACCCCAGCTTCTGGCGCCACGCCTATACCGCAAACGTCGCGATGATGACGGCCGGCTTCATGCTGATCGGCTATCAGCTCACCGGCTATGCCGTCTCCTGAACGATCGAGAGGAACCCTCATGTACAACACCGATATGCCCACCCGCGCCGAACTGCCCACGTCCCGGCAGCTCCTGCGATCGACCGGCATCGCGATCGTGACCGCGGCGGTGCTGCTCGTCACTGTCGTGCTGCCGTCCGAGTACGGCATCGATCCCACCGGCATCGGGGGGGCGCTCGGCCTGACGGAAATGGGCGAGATCAAGTCGCAGCTCGCCGACGAGGCCGAAGCCGACCGCCTGCGCGACCTGCAGAACGCTCCCGCGACAGCCCCGAACCCGGATCGGCGCTCCGGTACCATCGGTAGTGTCTTCGCGTCACTGCTGATCCGTCCGGCGGCGGCGCATGGCCCCGGCGCGATGCACGGCCACGATGCGAGCACCGTCCAGAATGCCTCGGCGGCCCGGTCCGACGAGATGTCGGTCACCCTGAAACCCGGTGAGGGCACCGAGGTGAAGCTCGAGATGACGAAGGGCAGCGAGGCGACCTATTTGTGGCGGGCCTCCAGCGGTGTCGTGAATTTCGACCTGCACGGCGACGGCCCGGGGAACGCCGTCAGCTATGAGAAAGGGCGGGGCGTCAAGGGCGACGAAGGTGTCCTGAAGGCGGCCTTCGACGGCAATCACGGCTGGTTCTGGCGCAACCGCACCAAGGCCGACGTCACCGTCACGCTGCAGGTGCAGGGGGAGTATTCCAGCCTCAAGCGCATGGATTGAGAACGCGGGCCGGCGGTGAAGCCCCGGCCGACGTTCAAATGCCAAGGGCGAACCGCACTACCAGCCCCAGCGCCGCCGTGATGCCCAGCGTGCGCAACACCCCGAGCCTGAAGGCGAACAGGCAGGCGGCGGCGGCGATCGTCAGCGCGAGCGCCGCGGCATCGAGGGTCGCCCCGATTGGCAGATCGAAAGCCAGCGGCCCTGCCTCTACCCGGTGTTGTTCGCGAAACAGCACGCGCAGGCCGAACCAAACGGCAAGATTGGCGACGACGCCGACAACGGCGGCCGTGATCGCCGCCAGTGCGCCGGCGAGGGCCTGGTTTGCCTGCAAGCGTTCGATCAGTGGCGCGCCTAGAAAGACGAACACGAAACAGGGCGCGAAGGTCACCCACACCGTGAGGATCGAGCCGACGATGCCGCCCGGCACGCCGCTCAAGGCTTCCGGGGCACGGTAGCCCGCCAGGAAGCCGACGAACTGCAGGACGAGGATGAGCGGCCCGGGGGTCGTTTCGGCGAGGCCGAGCCCTGCCAGCATCTCCGGCGCGGTCAGCCATCCATAGGCCTGCACCGCGTCCTGCGCGACATAAGCGAGCACCGCGTAGGCGCCGCCAACGGTCACCACGGCCATCTTGGAGAAGAACCAGGCGATGTCGGCATAGGTACCGCCGACCACCAGCATGAGCAGCGCGACCGGCACCAGCCATAGCACCAATCCGATCCAGCCGGCCCGGCGGGCGCGGGAGGCCTGCCGGTCCAACCGACCTGGATCGGTGGCGAGCACCGCGTCGATTAGCGCCGGGGCATCATCCTTCGCGTCGCCATGGCCGCCGGCCGTGAACGCTTCGGGCCGGAGATAGCCGACGACGCCGGCCCCCAACACCACCAGCGGAAACGGCAGACCGAGAAAGAACAGGGCGATGAAGGCGGCCCCAGCCAGTGCCCAGCCTGCCGTGCCTCTGAGGGCGCGGCGGGCGATCCGCAGCAGCGCCTCGACCACGATCACCAGCACGGCGCATTTGAGGCCGAAGAACAGGGCGTCGACCACCGGCACATCGCCGAGGGTAGCGTAGATCAGGGACAAGGCGAGCATGACGAGCGCGCCGGGAATGACGAACAGCAAACCAGCGACGAGGCCGCCGCGCACGCCATGCATGGTCCAGCCCAGATAGGTCGCCAGTTGCTGCGCCTCGGGTCCAGGCAAGAGGGTGCAGAAGTTCAAGGCATGCAGGAAACGGCGCTCGCCGATCCATCGGCGTTCGCTCACCACCTCTCGGTGCATCAGGGCGATCTGTCCCGCCGGGCCGCCGAAGGAGAGCAGTCCGATTTTAAGCCAGACATGGAAGGCTTCGCCGAAGCTCGGCAAACGTGCTTCCGCCGCGACATGCGCCGGTATCGAGGCCACGCCGCCAGTCGCTTCCAGGGCGCCGTCGCTCATGTGCCTGCCCCTGCGGCCGGGCGTATCGGCGGCGACGGCCAGTTGTGGGTTTCCGCTGTCGCATCGCGCGCCCAACGGTAGAAGGCATCATAGACGATCATTGCCGCATCGAGCTGGGCGAGGTCGTCGCGATAGAGGCGTGACAAGCCCAGAGACACGGCCAACAGCCCAGCAGCCTGGGGAGCGAGATCAAGCCGGTCCGTATCGGCGCCGCGCACGATCAGCGCGAGGCGGTCCAACGCCTTCGAGCGCAGCCCGAAGCTGTCGACCATCACGTCAAAGGTGCATTGCTCACCGCGATGGCTCCAGAACACCCCCTCGATATCGAAGGGTGTAGCGCCGAAACGCTCCGCCACTGGCTGCACCTCGGGCGCGGCAACGAACAGGAACATGGCGGAGGGGTCGATGAACCGGCGGATCAGCCAAGGGCAGGCGATACGGTCGATCTTGGGTCGCGCACGCGTCACCCACAGAGTGGACCCCTCGGCATCGCGCGACGGCAGATGCTCGGGCCGGACGAGAAGGCTGCCGGTGGCGGCCCACGCCTCGAACCCGCCTTCCAGCGTTTCCGCCTGGGCGCCGCTCTGGCGCAGCCACGCGGCCACCCCTTGGCTCAGCTTCTGTCCCCGCTGGCAGACGACGACGGCCGATTTCCCGGCATAGGCGGACGCCCATGCCGCAACGGCGCGATAGTCACGGCGGATGGCGCCGGGAAGTTCGCGGGGATCGGCCGCATGGTCTTCCTTGGTGCGCACGTCGATGATGACCGGCGCTTCGGGCGTACCGACCAGCCGAGATAATTGTGCAGGCGTAATGACATCCGGGGCGGCCATAGGCGTCCACTCCTGAAGCTGGAGATTGGACGCGATGCTTCGGCCGAAGCCTCACGGGGTGATCGCGGATGCCCCCTTAGAGAAGAGGATCGCACGGTTCTGACGGGCGTCAAGATGCAATCTTGTGGACCGTCCGGCAGCGGCACTGCTGCGTCCAGCACCACGCTGAACCTTTCGCGAATCAGGCGGGGATTGGCCCGCTTCACGTTGACCGACAAGCGCCGGTGCGGTCGCGGCGTCAGCGGCCGGAGATGTCCTGCTCCATCAGCCTGCGGATATAGCGGGTGTAGCGTATGCCGCTCTCGCGGGCGCCTCCGAGCCGTTGGCCCGGAACGCCTCGTCCTTCGAGACGCGGCCTTGGGGCCGCTCCTCAGGATGAGGCGTTCCTACTGGGGCGTTTGGTCCTGGTGTGACGGTGCGGTAGGCCCTCGTGCTGAGGAGGGCAGGCCGGAGGCCCGTCCTTCGACGGGCTCAGGACAGGTTCTGGAAGCGGGGTGGGCACGATCCCATCGATGCCTCCGTGCCGACGTCTTTGCCCCTGGGCCCGCGGGTCAAGCCCGCGGGCGACAATGGAAGAGAGGGGCGACAATGGAGAGAGGGGCGATAGTGGAGAGGGGGCGGCGGTGCGAAACGACTGCGCGCCGCGGCGCGCGGTGCGCGGTGCTCCGCCCCCTGCGGCTTGCCGCTTGCATCGCTTGCTGCTACCCAAGCCCCATCCTCTCGTCTGACATTTCTGCGCGCCAAGGAGATCAGGTATGAAGGCCGTCGTCCTCCACCAGCACGGCTCGGTGGACAATCTCACATTCGAGCCGTCCTACCGCGACCCGCAGGTCACCGAGGGCCATGTCGTCCTCAAGGTCGGGGCGACCTCGATCAATTATCACGACGTGTTCACCTGCCGCGGCATGCCGGGCATCAAGGTGCCGCTGCCGATCATCCCGGGGCTGGACGTCGCCGGCGAGGTGGTCGAGGTCGGGCCGGGGGTCGATGGCTGGAAGGCCGGCGACCGGGTGCTGGTCAATCCGATCCATCCGCAGAAGGGCCTGATGGGCGAGATGCTGGACGGCGGCATGGCGGAATACTGCCTGGCGTCGGGCAAGCAGCTGATCCGCATCCCCGAGGGCGTCACCTTCGAGCAGGCGGCGTCGCTGCCGGTGGCATACGGCACGGCGCACCGCATGATGTTCACCAACGGCCACATCAAGGCCGGCGAGAAGGTGCTGATCCTGGGCGCCAGCGGCGGCGTCGGCACCTGCTGCCTGTTCCTGGCCAAGATGGCGGGCTGCGAGGTGATCGTCGCGTCGCAGGCGCAGGACAAGCTCGACAAGCTGAAGGACCTGGGTGCCGACCACGGCATCTTCTACGACGGCTTCGAGAAGAAGATCTGGGAGATGTACGGCAAGCCGCACCGCCGCACCTTCGACGGCGGCGTCGACGTGGTCGTCAACTTCACCGGCGGCGACAGCTGGGTGCCCTCGATGCGGTCGCTGAAGCGCGGCGGGCGGATGCTGACCTGCGGTGCGACCGCCGGCTACGACCCGAAGACCGACATCCGCTTCATCTGGACGTTCGAGCTGAAGATCCTGGGATCCAACAGCTGGACCGTGCAGGACCTGGAGACGCTGATGGAGATGATCGCCGACGGGCGGCTGACGCCGGCCATCGACCGGGTGCTGCCGCTGGAGCAGGGCCGCGAGGCGGTGAAGATCCTCGAGGACCGCGCCGTCCTGGGCAAGGTGATCGTGCGGCCGTAAGGCTGACCGTAAGGATCGGGGCCGGCAACCCGTCGCGCCGAGGCATGACCATGGTCGTCCGATGAAGCTGAGCGTCCTGGACCAGTCGCCGATCCGGGTCGGTGCCACCGCCGTCGATGCGCTGCGCGAGAGCGTGGCGCTGGCGGTGGCGGCGGACGGGCTGGGCTATCACCGCTACTGGGTGGCCGAGCATCACGGCAGCGGCGGCCTGGCGGGCTCCGCCCCGGAGATCCTGATCGGGCAGATCGCCTCGGCGACGACGCGGCTGCGCGTCGGCTCCGGCGGCGTGATGATGAACCATTACAGCGCGCTGAAGGTGGCCGAGACGTTCCGCGTGCTCGACGCCTTCCATCCCGGCCGCATCGA is part of the Constrictibacter sp. MBR-5 genome and harbors:
- a CDS encoding sulfurtransferase/chromate resistance protein — encoded protein: MAAPDVITPAQLSRLVGTPEAPVIIDVRTKEDHAADPRELPGAIRRDYRAVAAWASAYAGKSAVVVCQRGQKLSQGVAAWLRQSGAQAETLEGGFEAWAATGSLLVRPEHLPSRDAEGSTLWVTRARPKIDRIACPWLIRRFIDPSAMFLFVAAPEVQPVAERFGATPFDIEGVFWSHRGEQCTFDVMVDSFGLRSKALDRLALIVRGADTDRLDLAPQAAGLLAVSLGLSRLYRDDLAQLDAAMIVYDAFYRWARDATAETHNWPSPPIRPAAGAGT
- a CDS encoding metal-sensing transcriptional repressor, encoding MKHTSHPDIVKRLKRATGHLTSVIAMIENERPCLDLAQQLHAVEHAIGNAKRELIHDHIDHCLVDATEGTGRAAREALSEFKALTKYL
- a CDS encoding zinc-binding dehydrogenase; its protein translation is MKAVVLHQHGSVDNLTFEPSYRDPQVTEGHVVLKVGATSINYHDVFTCRGMPGIKVPLPIIPGLDVAGEVVEVGPGVDGWKAGDRVLVNPIHPQKGLMGEMLDGGMAEYCLASGKQLIRIPEGVTFEQAASLPVAYGTAHRMMFTNGHIKAGEKVLILGASGGVGTCCLFLAKMAGCEVIVASQAQDKLDKLKDLGADHGIFYDGFEKKIWEMYGKPHRRTFDGGVDVVVNFTGGDSWVPSMRSLKRGGRMLTCGATAGYDPKTDIRFIWTFELKILGSNSWTVQDLETLMEMIADGRLTPAIDRVLPLEQGREAVKILEDRAVLGKVIVRP
- a CDS encoding transmembrane anchor protein, which produces MYNTDMPTRAELPTSRQLLRSTGIAIVTAAVLLVTVVLPSEYGIDPTGIGGALGLTEMGEIKSQLADEAEADRLRDLQNAPATAPNPDRRSGTIGSVFASLLIRPAAAHGPGAMHGHDASTVQNASAARSDEMSVTLKPGEGTEVKLEMTKGSEATYLWRASSGVVNFDLHGDGPGNAVSYEKGRGVKGDEGVLKAAFDGNHGWFWRNRTKADVTVTLQVQGEYSSLKRMD
- the chrA gene encoding chromate efflux transporter, giving the protein MSDGALEATGGVASIPAHVAAEARLPSFGEAFHVWLKIGLLSFGGPAGQIALMHREVVSERRWIGERRFLHALNFCTLLPGPEAQQLATYLGWTMHGVRGGLVAGLLFVIPGALVMLALSLIYATLGDVPVVDALFFGLKCAVLVIVVEALLRIARRALRGTAGWALAGAAFIALFFLGLPFPLVVLGAGVVGYLRPEAFTAGGHGDAKDDAPALIDAVLATDPGRLDRQASRARRAGWIGLVLWLVPVALLMLVVGGTYADIAWFFSKMAVVTVGGAYAVLAYVAQDAVQAYGWLTAPEMLAGLGLAETTPGPLILVLQFVGFLAGYRAPEALSGVPGGIVGSILTVWVTFAPCFVFVFLGAPLIERLQANQALAGALAAITAAVVGVVANLAVWFGLRVLFREQHRVEAGPLAFDLPIGATLDAAALALTIAAAACLFAFRLGVLRTLGITAALGLVVRFALGI
- a CDS encoding HupE/UreJ family protein, which translates into the protein MVPHGPRWSLLLGLLAALWVLPTAVAAHAVAEGDKGYIQEITGVHLMPFVYLGAKHMVTGYDHILFLLGVIFFLYRMKHIAVYVSLFAIGHSTTMLLGVYFDIGINSYLIDAIIGLSVVYKALDNIGAFQRWFGFQPDTKAATLIFGLFHGFGLASKIIDYDIASDGLVPNLLAFNVGVEIGQLLALGAILIAMGFWRRHPSFWRHAYTANVAMMTAGFMLIGYQLTGYAVS